In one Magallana gigas chromosome 9, xbMagGiga1.1, whole genome shotgun sequence genomic region, the following are encoded:
- the LOC105344573 gene encoding ciliary microtubule associated protein 1A, with protein sequence MVYNYTKPRGPIAAMYSSPGPCYGLPGLVGQKTHDPRSVHHKGSAYPFGVRHGKFRDDCSPGPCYYPNPKVYRDGNDGTPHYSLYSRQRDGTMFKVPGPGAYSPEGVGPTAHFRHPAYSFGTRHRNRRTDNTPAPNNYTLTPMLGTTKESGKPQAPIFSMSGRQKQGGFHEDLAKTPGPGTYDTSDPSIYKDKAPLYSMTSRNVMPGDTTRKPGPGAHSPETVWTHKKKMPEFSFGIRHSQYLAPLIVDQAD encoded by the exons ATGGTGTACAATTATACAAAGCCCCGTGGCCCCATTGCTGCCATGTACAGCAGCCCCGGCCCCTGTTACGGACTTCCAGGTTTGGTGGGACAGAAAACCCATGATCCCCGCAGTGTTCACCACAAAGGCTCCGCCTACCCGTTTGGTGTTCGCCACGGAAAATTCAGGGATGACTGCAGTCCTGGACCCTGCTATTACCCCAACCCCAAGGTTTACAGGGACGGAAACGATGGCACCCCCCATTACTCATTATACAGCCGCCAAAGGGATGGAACCATGTTTAAAGTGCCTGGCCCCGGGGCTTACAGCCCTGAGGGTGTTGGACCCACCGCTCACTTCCGCCACCCTGCCTACAGCTTTGGAACTCGTCACAGAAACAGGAGAACTGATAACACACCTG CTCCTAACAACTACACTCTGACACCAATGTTGGGAACCACGAAGGAATCTGGCAAACCCCAGGCCCCAATCTTCTCCATGTCTGGCAGACAAAAGCAGGGAGGATTCCACGAGGATTTGGCCAAG ACCCCTGGACCAGGAACTTATGACACCTCTGATCCCAGCATCTACAAGGATAAGGCGCCACTGTACAGCATGACCAGCCGAAACGTCATGCCCGGAGACACCACCCGCAAACCTGGCCCCGGTGCTCACTCCCCTGAAACT GTCTGGACTCACAAAAAGAAGATGCCCGAGTTCTCCTTCGGAATCCGTCACAGCCAATACTTAGCTCCCCTTATCGTAGACCAGGCTGATTGA